A region from the Vibrio sp. SS-MA-C1-2 genome encodes:
- a CDS encoding uracil-xanthine permease family protein: MKDALTGGQMLFVAFGALVLVPLITGLDPNVAFFTAGIGTLIFQVCTKRQVPVFLASSFAFIAPILYGVQTWGLSATLGGLMAAGAMYPLFGLLVKLRGVEILHRLLPPVVVGPVIIVIGLNLAPTAVNMALGLGGDGQPMFPTNVALIISLATLITTLLIAIVGKGIFKLIPIMGGIVVGYILSLFFGIVDFSPVKEAAWFAVPNFTAPTFQWEAVLFMIPVVIAPAIEHVGDVLAISSVTGKDYVKKPGLHRTLLGDGLATMAASAFGGPPNTTYSEVTGAVMLTKSFNPVIMTWTACIAIVVAFTAKVGAFLHTIPVVVMGGIMTLLFGSIAVVGMNTLIRSKVNLTDPRNMCIVSVILVFGIGGMVVNIGDYKMQGIALCAVLAVLLNLFLPKSVEH; this comes from the coding sequence ATGAAGGATGCATTAACAGGGGGGCAGATGCTATTTGTTGCCTTTGGTGCTTTAGTCTTAGTTCCCTTAATTACAGGGTTAGATCCAAACGTTGCCTTTTTTACTGCCGGTATCGGAACATTAATCTTTCAGGTGTGCACTAAAAGACAGGTCCCTGTTTTTCTCGCCTCTTCTTTTGCTTTTATTGCACCAATTCTTTATGGCGTACAAACCTGGGGATTATCAGCAACCCTTGGTGGTTTAATGGCGGCAGGGGCAATGTACCCACTCTTTGGTCTACTAGTAAAGCTGCGTGGTGTTGAGATTTTACATCGTCTATTACCACCTGTGGTTGTTGGACCTGTTATTATCGTGATTGGTTTAAATCTAGCACCTACAGCTGTAAATATGGCTTTAGGCTTGGGTGGTGATGGTCAACCGATGTTTCCAACTAATGTGGCATTGATTATCTCTTTGGCGACCTTAATTACGACATTATTAATTGCGATAGTGGGGAAAGGTATTTTCAAGCTAATTCCCATCATGGGGGGGATTGTTGTTGGTTATATACTTTCTCTCTTCTTTGGGATTGTTGATTTCTCACCGGTCAAAGAAGCTGCATGGTTTGCAGTACCAAATTTCACAGCACCAACATTTCAGTGGGAAGCGGTTCTGTTCATGATTCCGGTGGTTATTGCGCCAGCTATTGAGCATGTTGGTGATGTGTTAGCAATTAGTTCTGTAACGGGCAAAGATTATGTTAAAAAGCCAGGCTTACATCGCACCTTATTAGGGGATGGTTTAGCGACGATGGCAGCTTCAGCATTTGGTGGACCACCAAATACCACTTACTCTGAAGTGACTGGCGCAGTGATGCTAACTAAATCTTTTAATCCTGTGATTATGACGTGGACTGCATGTATTGCTATCGTTGTTGCATTTACCGCTAAAGTGGGGGCTTTTTTGCATACCATTCCTGTCGTGGTAATGGGTGGCATCATGACTCTATTGTTTGGTTCAATTGCGGTTGTTGGGATGAATACCTTGATTCGCTCTAAAGTAAATTTAACTGATCCACGTAATATGTGTATCGTCTCGGTTATTCTAGTTTTCGGCATTGGCGGCATGGTTGTCAATATTGGTGATTATAAGATGCAAGGCATTGCTTTGTGTGCGGTTCTTGCGGTATTACTTAACTTATTCTTACCGAAGAGTGTTGAACATTAA
- a CDS encoding class II glutamine amidotransferase — protein sequence MCELLGMSANVPTDICFSFTGLVQRGGNTGPHCDGWGITFYEGKGFRTFKDPQPSYRSKIAELVQNYPIKSCSVISHIRQANRGNVSLENTHPFTRELWGRYWTFAHNGQLSGYENLDTGIYQPVGETDSEMTFCWLLAQMQQRFPSYPEDKDQLYHFIAQCCDQLKELGIFNMLLSDGEYVMTYCSNNLHWITRRAPFGEASLIDDNVAIDFSKETTDNDVVTVITTQPLTDNEQWHKMVEGEFNLFHFGKRLLTNKEELQAKAS from the coding sequence ATGTGTGAGTTACTTGGCATGAGTGCAAATGTACCTACTGATATCTGTTTTAGTTTTACAGGTTTAGTCCAGCGAGGTGGTAATACTGGGCCTCATTGTGATGGGTGGGGAATTACGTTTTATGAGGGGAAAGGTTTTCGTACTTTTAAAGATCCTCAACCAAGTTATCGCTCTAAAATTGCTGAGTTAGTGCAAAATTACCCAATTAAGAGCTGCTCTGTTATTAGTCATATTCGTCAGGCTAATCGTGGTAATGTTTCACTTGAAAATACGCATCCTTTTACTCGAGAGCTTTGGGGGCGTTATTGGACGTTTGCCCATAATGGTCAATTGAGTGGCTATGAAAATTTAGATACAGGTATTTATCAGCCAGTTGGAGAAACTGATAGTGAAATGACTTTTTGCTGGCTACTTGCTCAAATGCAACAGCGTTTTCCTAGTTATCCTGAAGATAAAGATCAGTTATACCATTTTATTGCTCAATGCTGTGACCAATTAAAAGAGTTGGGTATTTTCAATATGCTGTTAAGTGATGGCGAGTATGTCATGACTTATTGTAGTAATAATTTGCATTGGATTACTCGTCGTGCGCCTTTTGGTGAAGCATCATTAATTGACGATAATGTCGCAATCGATTTTAGTAAAGAGACCACGGACAATGATGTGGTGACAGTTATTACCACACAACCATTAACGGATAATGAGCAGTGGCATAAAATGGTTGAGGGGGAATTTAATCTTTTCCATTTTGGTAAGCGTCTGCTAACGAATAAAGAAGAGCTTCAAGCTAAAGCGAGTTAA
- a CDS encoding M48 family metalloprotease: MFILKKITSYLLIGSLLTPSFAFSAPGDYNLPDIGTTASGTLSISKELEYGDAYMRMLRASSPLITDPVLSEYIQNLGHTLVANADGVKTPFHFFLLNNSQINAFAFFGGYIAIHSGLFLYTKDESELASVMAHEIAHITQRHLARHMEDQAKKNPATIAALVGSLMLAIVSPQAGIAALQTTTAASMQSQINYTRSNEKEADRIGIQTLARSHFDVEAMPTFFGRLADQYRFASKPPEMLLTHPLPASRLTDSRLRAGQYKRFIPALSEPFHLAQARIIARYSPYSQQAKFDWFNRRIKSSQSFSLTNSLNYGKALLYIDSRQYGKARDLLAPLIAKEPLNHFYLDSMTDLSLGEKKYDQAIKRLKHALKTQPDNSVIQLNLANALLDKGKAREAETILNRETHNNPQDINGWSLLAKSAAIQGNRAGELVARGEIFALRARWDDAINNYINASQLSPLGSLDQARYDARIDQLRQQRQRFLALK, from the coding sequence ATGTTTATATTGAAAAAAATAACATCATATCTACTGATTGGAAGCTTGTTAACCCCCTCTTTCGCTTTTTCAGCACCTGGGGATTATAATCTGCCTGATATAGGGACAACAGCATCAGGAACGCTATCAATCAGTAAAGAGCTTGAATATGGTGATGCTTATATGCGGATGCTACGAGCCAGCAGCCCCTTAATTACCGATCCGGTATTAAGTGAATATATTCAAAATTTAGGTCATACCTTAGTCGCTAATGCTGATGGAGTAAAAACCCCTTTTCACTTCTTCTTACTCAATAACAGCCAGATTAATGCGTTTGCCTTTTTTGGTGGGTATATTGCTATTCACTCAGGACTGTTCTTATATACCAAAGATGAAAGTGAATTAGCTTCAGTGATGGCGCACGAAATCGCCCATATCACCCAACGCCACCTTGCTCGACATATGGAGGACCAAGCGAAGAAAAATCCAGCGACAATTGCAGCGTTGGTTGGCTCTCTCATGTTAGCGATTGTCTCTCCTCAAGCTGGTATTGCAGCACTGCAAACGACAACGGCAGCTTCAATGCAGAGTCAAATTAACTACACAAGAAGCAATGAAAAAGAGGCCGATCGTATTGGTATTCAAACCTTAGCGCGATCCCATTTTGACGTTGAGGCTATGCCAACCTTTTTTGGTCGTTTAGCTGATCAATACCGTTTCGCGAGCAAGCCACCTGAGATGCTGTTGACTCACCCCCTTCCAGCTTCTCGTTTAACTGACAGCCGATTACGAGCGGGGCAATATAAGCGCTTTATTCCTGCTCTATCTGAGCCTTTCCATCTTGCTCAAGCTCGAATTATTGCCCGCTATTCTCCTTACAGTCAGCAAGCTAAATTTGATTGGTTTAATCGTCGCATAAAAAGCAGTCAATCATTTTCATTAACAAACAGCTTAAATTATGGCAAAGCGTTGCTCTATATCGATAGCCGTCAATATGGAAAAGCAAGAGATCTACTTGCACCATTGATTGCAAAAGAGCCATTGAATCATTTTTATCTCGATAGCATGACTGATTTAAGTCTTGGTGAGAAAAAGTACGATCAAGCGATTAAACGGTTGAAACATGCCTTAAAAACTCAACCTGATAATAGCGTCATCCAGTTAAATCTTGCTAATGCATTATTGGATAAAGGTAAAGCACGAGAAGCAGAAACAATTTTAAATCGAGAAACACATAATAATCCCCAAGATATTAATGGTTGGTCACTGCTAGCTAAAAGCGCAGCAATACAAGGAAATCGAGCTGGAGAGCTTGTTGCACGTGGTGAAATATTTGCACTGAGAGCTCGATGGGATGATGCAATAAATAATTACATAAATGCGAGTCAGTTAAGCCCGTTAGGAAGCTTAGATCAAGCCAGATATGATGCCAGAATCGATCAACTTCGGCAGCAAAGACAGCGATTTCTTGCATTAAAGTAA
- the purM gene encoding phosphoribosylformylglycinamidine cyclo-ligase encodes MESNKKSLSYKDSGVNIDAGNALVNRIKHVVKKTHRPEVMGGFGGFGALCQLPTKYEKPVLVAGTDGVGTKLRLAMDLNQHQSIGIDLVAMCVNDLIVQGAEPLFFLDYYATGQLDVDTATTVVTGIGEGCQQSGCALIGGETAEMPGMYHGNDYDLAGFCVGVVEESKVITGQNVQQGNHLIALASSGPHSNGYSLVRNIINHNNSDLNQELEGRTLAEHLLEPTKIYVKSILSLLEQHTVHAISHITGGGFWENIPRVLPEETKAVINGESWQWPVIFNWLQQQGNVTTHEMYRTFNCGVGLILAVSVEDSEAIIEQLNQSGEKAWLIGHVASRVENEEQVEIQ; translated from the coding sequence ATGGAATCCAATAAAAAATCGTTAAGTTATAAAGACTCAGGCGTTAACATTGATGCCGGTAACGCGCTAGTCAATAGAATTAAACATGTGGTAAAGAAAACCCACAGGCCGGAAGTGATGGGTGGATTTGGTGGTTTTGGTGCACTATGTCAATTACCCACTAAATATGAAAAGCCTGTACTGGTTGCAGGTACTGATGGCGTTGGTACTAAATTACGTTTAGCGATGGATCTTAACCAACATCAATCTATTGGTATTGATCTGGTCGCTATGTGCGTCAATGATCTGATTGTTCAAGGTGCTGAACCCCTCTTCTTCCTTGATTATTATGCAACAGGCCAATTAGATGTTGATACCGCGACAACCGTTGTCACCGGAATCGGTGAAGGTTGTCAGCAATCAGGTTGTGCACTGATTGGTGGGGAAACCGCTGAAATGCCGGGGATGTATCACGGTAATGACTACGACTTAGCTGGTTTTTGTGTTGGTGTCGTTGAAGAGAGTAAAGTGATTACAGGGCAAAATGTACAGCAAGGTAATCACCTTATCGCCCTTGCTTCATCAGGCCCTCATTCAAATGGTTATTCTTTAGTTCGTAATATCATCAACCACAATAACAGCGATTTGAATCAAGAACTCGAAGGGCGCACGCTAGCAGAGCATCTACTCGAGCCGACAAAAATCTACGTTAAATCCATTCTTTCCCTACTCGAACAACATACTGTCCATGCAATATCACATATTACGGGTGGCGGATTTTGGGAGAATATCCCTCGTGTTCTACCAGAAGAGACCAAAGCTGTCATTAATGGGGAGAGTTGGCAGTGGCCAGTCATCTTTAATTGGTTACAACAACAAGGCAATGTGACTACCCATGAAATGTATCGTACTTTCAACTGTGGTGTGGGGCTTATCTTGGCTGTTTCTGTGGAAGATAGTGAAGCAATAATTGAACAACTTAACCAGAGTGGTGAAAAAGCATGGTTAATTGGCCACGTTGCCTCTCGCGTAGAAAATGAAGAGCAGGTAGAGATCCAATGA
- the upp gene encoding uracil phosphoribosyltransferase has protein sequence MKVVEVKHPLVKHKVGLMREGDISTKRFRELATEVGSLLTYEATANFETEKVTIEGWNGPVEIDQIKGKKVTVVPILRAGLGMMDGVLEHIPSARISVVGIYRDEETLEPVPYFHKLAPNIEERVALVIDPMLATGGSMIATIDLLKENGCNQIKVLVLVAAPEGIAALEKAHPDVEFFTAAIDDCLNDKGYILPGLGDAGDKIFGTQ, from the coding sequence ATGAAAGTCGTAGAGGTGAAACACCCACTGGTTAAGCATAAAGTTGGATTAATGCGCGAAGGTGATATTAGTACAAAACGCTTCCGTGAACTTGCTACAGAGGTTGGTAGCTTACTAACTTATGAAGCAACTGCAAACTTTGAAACTGAAAAAGTAACGATTGAAGGCTGGAATGGCCCTGTTGAAATTGACCAAATTAAAGGTAAAAAAGTAACAGTTGTTCCTATTTTACGTGCTGGTCTAGGTATGATGGATGGTGTGTTAGAACACATTCCAAGTGCACGTATTAGTGTTGTTGGTATTTATCGTGATGAAGAGACACTTGAGCCAGTACCTTATTTCCATAAGCTAGCACCAAATATTGAAGAGCGTGTTGCGCTTGTTATTGATCCAATGTTAGCGACAGGTGGTTCGATGATCGCAACGATTGATCTTCTAAAAGAGAACGGATGTAACCAGATTAAAGTGTTGGTTTTGGTTGCTGCACCTGAAGGTATTGCAGCCCTTGAGAAAGCGCATCCAGATGTAGAGTTCTTTACTGCTGCGATTGATGACTGCCTAAATGACAAGGGATACATACTCCCTGGCTTAGGTGATGCCGGCGATAAGATCTTCGGTACTCAATAA
- a CDS encoding DUF2069 domain-containing protein — protein sequence MASKGNSPLTRQIYYISLASTLGLLVWVVLWHIFISPPAELNPYVLAAVWTIPLLFPLPGIIKGKPYTHAWINFCLMLYFLHSLTLLYTDEGERWLAAIELVLTSIAFVSHSFYAKKRGQELGLSIRKKKKKKE from the coding sequence ATGGCGAGTAAAGGAAATAGCCCACTAACAAGGCAGATTTATTATATTTCATTAGCCAGCACATTAGGCTTATTGGTCTGGGTAGTGTTGTGGCATATTTTTATCTCTCCACCTGCAGAGCTTAATCCTTATGTTTTAGCGGCAGTTTGGACCATTCCCTTGCTTTTTCCTCTCCCGGGAATCATCAAAGGAAAACCCTATACTCACGCTTGGATTAACTTCTGTTTAATGCTCTATTTTCTTCACAGTTTAACTCTACTTTATACCGATGAAGGTGAACGTTGGTTAGCAGCGATAGAATTAGTCTTAACCAGTATCGCTTTTGTCAGCCATAGTTTTTATGCGAAAAAAAGAGGCCAAGAGTTAGGGTTAAGTATTCGTAAGAAGAAAAAGAAGAAAGAATAG
- a CDS encoding sulfurtransferase TusA family protein, translating to MALLLAKRRVAELSKGESLTILVADSGAKQDIPRYLHTVVSSVQVQHDVEGIMSIFIIK from the coding sequence ATGGCTCTTTTGTTAGCGAAACGACGCGTAGCAGAACTTTCAAAAGGGGAATCGTTAACCATTCTGGTTGCTGATAGTGGTGCAAAGCAAGATATACCTCGTTACCTGCACACCGTCGTTTCTTCTGTTCAAGTACAACATGATGTTGAAGGCATTATGTCTATTTTTATAATTAAATAA
- the arsC gene encoding arsenate reductase (glutaredoxin) (This arsenate reductase requires both glutathione and glutaredoxin to convert arsenate to arsenite, after which the efflux transporter formed by ArsA and ArsB can extrude the arsenite from the cell, providing resistance.): MPVTIYHNPRCSKSRQTLALLEEKNIQPTVVLYLDINPTADEIKNLIQQLGFDSARQLMRTKDELYKSLNLKTVEDEGQLIEAMANNAKLIERPIVVTEKGARIGRPPEQVLEVI, translated from the coding sequence ATGCCTGTTACTATTTATCACAACCCTCGCTGCTCAAAGAGTCGTCAAACACTCGCTCTACTAGAAGAAAAAAATATCCAGCCAACCGTTGTGCTCTACCTTGACATAAATCCAACAGCGGATGAGATAAAAAACCTGATTCAACAACTTGGTTTTGATTCAGCTCGTCAATTGATGCGCACCAAAGATGAGCTCTATAAAAGCTTGAACTTAAAAACAGTTGAAGATGAAGGGCAACTGATTGAAGCGATGGCAAATAACGCAAAGCTGATTGAACGTCCAATTGTTGTGACAGAGAAAGGGGCTCGCATTGGTCGTCCACCAGAGCAAGTATTGGAAGTTATTTAA
- the lpcA gene encoding D-sedoheptulose 7-phosphate isomerase gives MYQDLIHHELQEAADVLNKFLSDNKNIADIEAAAVMIADSFKQGGKVLSCGNGGSHCDAMHFAEELTGRYREDRPGYPGIAISDPSHLSCVSNDFGYESVFSRYLEAVGSQGDVLLGISTSGNSKNIIKAIEAAKNKGIKTIALTGKDGGAMAGLADIEIRVAHFGYADRIQEIHIKIIHILIQLIEKEMEK, from the coding sequence ATGTATCAAGATCTGATTCATCATGAGCTACAAGAAGCTGCCGATGTGCTGAATAAATTTCTGAGTGATAATAAAAATATTGCCGATATTGAAGCGGCTGCTGTGATGATTGCTGACTCATTTAAACAAGGGGGAAAAGTTCTTTCTTGTGGTAATGGCGGTTCTCATTGTGATGCGATGCATTTTGCAGAAGAATTGACCGGTCGTTACCGTGAAGATCGTCCTGGATACCCTGGAATTGCTATCTCAGATCCAAGTCACTTATCTTGTGTGAGTAACGATTTTGGCTATGAGTCTGTCTTCTCTCGTTACCTTGAAGCGGTTGGTAGCCAAGGTGATGTGCTACTGGGTATTTCAACATCCGGTAACTCGAAAAATATTATTAAAGCAATTGAAGCGGCAAAAAATAAAGGCATTAAGACGATTGCATTGACCGGTAAAGATGGTGGTGCGATGGCTGGATTGGCTGATATCGAGATTCGAGTTGCTCACTTTGGTTATGCAGATAGAATTCAAGAGATCCATATCAAAATTATCCATATCTTAATTCAATTGATTGAAAAAGAAATGGAAAAATAG
- the purN gene encoding phosphoribosylglycinamide formyltransferase: MKKIVVLISGGGSNLQSIIDHQASGKIDGEICAVISNKSDAYGLERAKKAGIATHVLTRDDYSDRQAYDAELLSLIKQQQPQLIVLAGFMLILPPVIVEAFEGRILNIHPSLLPKYPGLNTYQRAIEAGDKEHGTSVHFVNQELDAGAVILQAKVPIFDDDTLEEIQTRVQHQEHLIYPLVVSWFMAGRLICENGYAVLDEKILPENGYAD, from the coding sequence ATGAAAAAAATCGTGGTACTGATTTCAGGTGGCGGATCAAACTTACAATCGATTATTGACCACCAAGCCAGTGGCAAAATTGATGGCGAGATCTGTGCCGTTATCTCAAATAAAAGTGATGCTTATGGATTGGAAAGAGCAAAAAAAGCAGGAATAGCGACTCATGTATTAACAAGAGATGATTATAGTGATCGTCAAGCTTACGATGCCGAACTGCTCTCATTAATCAAACAACAGCAACCACAGCTGATTGTGTTAGCCGGTTTTATGCTGATATTACCTCCAGTTATTGTAGAAGCTTTCGAAGGTAGAATTCTCAATATTCATCCTTCTTTGTTACCTAAATACCCAGGTTTAAATACCTATCAACGGGCAATTGAAGCTGGCGATAAAGAGCACGGTACTTCGGTTCATTTTGTTAATCAAGAATTGGATGCGGGAGCGGTCATCCTTCAAGCTAAAGTCCCTATTTTTGATGATGACACCCTTGAAGAAATCCAGACCCGGGTCCAGCATCAAGAACACTTGATCTATCCACTTGTTGTTAGCTGGTTTATGGCTGGTCGTCTAATCTGTGAAAATGGCTATGCCGTTCTAGATGAGAAAATCCTCCCTGAAAACGGCTATGCTGATTAA
- a CDS encoding DUF2066 domain-containing protein, giving the protein MKRIGYLLLILFSLPTQAAKVNDLYNANVLLSSNDKQAEATAKVQGLQQVLIKVSGQSAIISNPIVQKALRNPNSYISSVSYQDDADNQRSVQLTFNDTPIRVLLSQAKANLWGSNRPLVLVWLVEDQNGSRSIAWDQGSDSILQAISDQADQRGLPVISPIGDLTDVTSVNVTDLWGGFINPVAKASERYSPDAILLIKAKKQGQNTVLDWQLFDNNPTKIMAEQTLPISGQSRGVTANSVKEVMGNVTQHFAQKYSISLADNSQSKLTLRVNHIESSEDYYQLEQLITNLEAVATLSVDSFQADELTLTVSLLANKEEFARELLLDPRLIFVKEESIPEIEESDVASTSQIVNGSPADNTPSTGIQGNAIASDSQQSLTMSDTAPDSAIQITDEQAEIDSPDATAIQEEVKISPLYQWQS; this is encoded by the coding sequence ATGAAACGAATTGGATATTTGCTATTAATACTTTTCTCCTTGCCAACTCAAGCGGCAAAGGTAAATGATCTCTATAACGCCAATGTACTGTTATCAAGTAATGATAAGCAGGCAGAAGCTACAGCCAAAGTTCAAGGCTTGCAACAAGTCTTGATAAAAGTTTCTGGGCAATCAGCGATTATCTCTAATCCTATTGTTCAAAAAGCACTTCGTAATCCAAACTCCTACATTAGTTCAGTAAGCTATCAAGATGATGCTGACAATCAGCGCTCAGTGCAGCTTACATTTAATGACACCCCTATTCGAGTGCTTCTTTCACAAGCTAAAGCTAATTTATGGGGCAGCAATCGTCCGCTCGTTTTAGTTTGGTTAGTTGAGGATCAGAATGGTTCTCGATCCATTGCGTGGGATCAAGGCAGTGACTCTATTTTACAGGCTATCTCTGACCAAGCCGATCAACGAGGATTACCGGTAATCTCTCCAATTGGTGATTTAACCGATGTGACATCAGTGAACGTAACTGATCTTTGGGGCGGTTTTATTAACCCTGTTGCTAAAGCGAGTGAGCGTTATTCACCCGATGCCATTTTACTCATTAAAGCGAAAAAACAGGGACAAAACACCGTACTCGATTGGCAACTATTCGATAATAATCCGACAAAAATTATGGCAGAACAGACATTGCCTATTTCAGGTCAAAGTCGAGGTGTTACTGCCAATAGTGTGAAAGAGGTGATGGGTAATGTGACTCAGCACTTTGCTCAAAAGTACTCGATCTCTCTAGCTGATAACTCGCAGTCTAAATTGACATTACGTGTTAATCACATTGAATCAAGTGAAGATTATTATCAGTTAGAGCAGCTTATTACCAATCTAGAGGCAGTTGCTACGTTAAGTGTTGATAGCTTCCAAGCTGATGAATTGACATTAACCGTCAGTTTGTTGGCAAATAAAGAAGAGTTTGCTCGTGAGTTATTACTGGATCCTCGTTTAATCTTTGTTAAAGAAGAGAGCATACCTGAGATTGAAGAAAGTGATGTCGCTAGCACGAGTCAAATTGTGAATGGTTCACCGGCAGATAATACACCTTCAACCGGAATACAAGGCAATGCCATTGCTTCAGATTCACAACAAAGCCTTACTATGAGTGATACTGCACCGGATAGTGCGATTCAAATAACTGATGAGCAAGCGGAGATAGACAGTCCCGATGCCACAGCAATACAAGAAGAGGTGAAAATATCACCACTTTATCAATGGCAGAGTTAA
- the bcp gene encoding thioredoxin-dependent thiol peroxidase, with protein MDTLVAGSVAPNFTLQDQNDTSVTLSDFAGKKVLIYFYPRASTPGCTTQAKGLRDSKAELDALNVVVLGISPDTPKKLTNFINKQELNFTLLADEDHAVCESYGIWRLKKFMGKEFMGVVRTSFLIDEKGKIEHVFDKFKTKDHHQVVLDYLNAK; from the coding sequence ATGGATACTCTAGTTGCAGGAAGTGTAGCGCCTAACTTTACACTTCAAGATCAAAATGATACCTCAGTCACCCTGTCTGATTTTGCAGGCAAGAAAGTACTGATCTATTTTTACCCAAGAGCTTCAACTCCGGGTTGTACCACACAAGCTAAGGGCTTACGTGACAGTAAAGCTGAACTAGATGCACTGAATGTTGTTGTCCTTGGCATCAGCCCTGATACTCCAAAAAAATTGACTAACTTTATTAATAAGCAAGAGTTAAATTTCACTCTGCTTGCTGATGAGGATCATGCAGTTTGTGAAAGCTATGGTATATGGCGATTAAAGAAATTTATGGGCAAGGAATTCATGGGCGTTGTTCGCACCAGCTTCTTAATTGATGAAAAAGGCAAGATTGAACATGTCTTTGATAAGTTCAAAACTAAAGATCATCATCAAGTCGTGTTAGATTATCTGAACGCGAAATAA
- a CDS encoding AI-2E family transporter, translating to MMEMFTRWYRRRFSDPDAVALVLIILVGALVVYFLGGLLAPLFAAIVLAYLLEAPVAKLSKLGLPRSLSTTLTLLLFVGVMLLAVFGLVPTIWHQVANFIADLPNMFNDLQHFAVSLPERYPELIAPHVVVSVMDTARDKLLGLGESVVKGSVSSLINIASLGVYLILVPLLAFFLLKDKNEMLRNVTDLLPKNRRLANRVGSEMNQQISNYIRGKVTEIIIVGGVSYVVFSVMDLRYTALLSVAIGLSVLIPYIGAAAVTAPVAMVALFQWGISPEFWWLLSAYMLIQILDGNVLVPILFSEAVNLHPVWIIVAVLFFGGLWGVWGVFFAIPLATLVKAVWTALSVHDEKKPLSHEQKVLARISDNSEK from the coding sequence ATGATGGAAATGTTTACTCGTTGGTATCGACGCCGCTTCTCTGATCCAGATGCGGTTGCACTCGTGCTTATTATTTTAGTTGGTGCCTTAGTTGTCTATTTCTTAGGTGGCTTACTGGCTCCATTGTTTGCTGCGATTGTCTTAGCTTATTTACTCGAAGCGCCAGTAGCAAAGCTGAGTAAACTAGGGTTACCTCGCTCTCTATCAACAACATTAACGTTACTTCTTTTTGTTGGGGTTATGTTGTTGGCCGTCTTTGGTTTAGTTCCAACTATTTGGCATCAAGTTGCTAATTTTATCGCTGATTTACCCAATATGTTTAATGATCTTCAACATTTTGCAGTTAGCTTACCTGAACGTTACCCCGAATTGATTGCGCCTCATGTTGTTGTTTCTGTAATGGATACTGCTCGAGATAAACTGCTCGGCTTAGGCGAAAGTGTGGTGAAAGGGTCTGTCTCTTCATTGATTAATATTGCTTCATTAGGTGTATACCTGATTTTAGTGCCTCTTCTCGCCTTCTTCTTATTAAAAGATAAAAATGAGATGCTAAGGAACGTAACTGACTTATTACCGAAAAATCGTCGTTTAGCTAACCGTGTTGGTAGTGAAATGAATCAACAAATCTCTAATTATATTCGCGGTAAAGTGACGGAGATAATTATTGTTGGTGGTGTGAGTTATGTTGTTTTCTCTGTGATGGATCTTCGCTATACGGCGTTATTAAGTGTCGCTATTGGTTTATCTGTTCTGATCCCCTACATAGGTGCGGCGGCAGTTACCGCTCCGGTTGCTATGGTGGCTCTTTTCCAGTGGGGTATTTCACCTGAGTTTTGGTGGTTACTTTCTGCTTATATGCTGATTCAAATATTAGATGGCAATGTGTTAGTGCCGATTCTCTTTTCTGAAGCGGTAAATCTCCATCCAGTTTGGATCATTGTAGCGGTGTTATTCTTTGGTGGTTTGTGGGGTGTTTGGGGTGTCTTCTTCGCTATTCCACTCGCGACATTGGTAAAAGCGGTTTGGACTGCCTTGTCAGTTCATGATGAAAAAAAACCACTTAGCCATGAGCAGAAAGTCTTAGCAAGAATTAGTGATAACTCAGAGAAGTAA